One Silene latifolia isolate original U9 population chromosome 4, ASM4854445v1, whole genome shotgun sequence DNA segment encodes these proteins:
- the LOC141651530 gene encoding uncharacterized protein LOC141651530 — protein sequence MTSKNYHSESWKSLLKVRDDLLQKTGTIDVAKTVLQSCVRNGKFSLSLAYEQLRDKERTVRWGKTVWNRAVLPKHSVIMTLALQGKLATVDHLNKKGMMIVNRCVLCKAALESHSHLFFKCPYSATLWQSLMLWMKVLGRTNSLKQEIAWISNRHARRHWKTSWYLGCMHTLVYCLWEERNFRIFRGSEHDVAYLLRRVQYIVCVRLFHVSYASEEKEFLDYLNA from the coding sequence atgacatccaagaattATCACTCTGAAAGTTGGAAGAGTCTCCTAAAGGTTAGAGATGATTTACTTCAAAAAACTGGTACCATTGATGTTGCTAAGACTGTGCTCCAGTCTTGTGTTAGGAATGGGAAATTCAGTTTGTCATTGGCTTATGAACAGCTCAGAGATAAGGAAAGAACTGTGAGATGGGGTAAGACTGTCTGGAATAGGGCAGTTCTACCAAAGCATAGTGTAATCATGACTCTGGCATTGCAGGGGAAGCTGGCTACAGTTGACCATTTAAACAAGAAGGGTATGATGATAGTCAACAGATGCGTTCTTTGCAAAGCTGCACTAGAAAGCCACAGTCATTTATTCTTTAAATGTCCATATTCTGCAACATTGTGGCAGAGTCTAATGCTATGGATGAAAGTACTGGGCAGAACCAACTCTTTGAAGCAAGAAATTGCTTGGATTTCTAACAGGCATGCTCGAAGGCATTGGAAGACCAGCTGGTACCTGGGATGTATGCACACCTTGGTGTATTGTCTATGGGAAGAGAGGAATTTCAGAATTTTTCGAGGCTCAGAACATGATGTTGCTTATCTGTTAAGACGAGTCCAGTATATTGTATGTGTCCGTTTATTTCATGTTTCATATGCAAGTGAGGAGAAAGAGTTCCTAGATTACTTAAATGCTTAG